From a single Piliocolobus tephrosceles isolate RC106 chromosome 21, ASM277652v3, whole genome shotgun sequence genomic region:
- the ARHGAP33 gene encoding rho GTPase-activating protein 33 yields MVARSTDSLDGPGEGSVQPLPTAGGPSVKGKPGKRLSAPRGPFPRLADCAHFHYENVDFGHIQLLLSPDREGPSLSGENELVFGVQVTCQGRSWPVLRSYDDFRSLDAHLHRCIFDRRFSCLPELPPPPEGARAAQMLVPLLLQYLETLSGLVDSNLNCGPVLTWMELDNHGRRLLLSEEASLNIPAVAAAHVIKRYTAQAPDELSFEVGDIVSVIDMPPTEDRSWWRGKRGFQVGFFPSECVELFTERPGPGLKADADGPPCGIPAPQGISSLTSAVPRPRGKLAGLLRTFMRSRPSRQRLRQRGILRQRVFGCDLGEHLSNSGQDVPQVLRCCSEFIEAHGVVDGIYRLSGVSSNIQRLRHEFDSERIPELSGPAFLQDIHSVSSLCKLYFRELPNPLLTYQLYGKFSEAMSVPGEEERLVRVHDVIQQLPPPHYRTLEYLLRHLARMARHSANTSMHARNLAIVWAPNLLRSMELESVGMGGAAAFREVRVQSVVVEFLLTHVDVLFSDTFTSAGLDPAGRCLLPRPKSLAGSCPSTRLLTLEEAQARTQGRLGMPTEPTTPKTPASPAERRKGERGEKPRKPGGSSWKTFFALGRGPSVPRKKPLPWLGGTRAPPQPSGSRPDTVTLRSAKSEESLSSQASGAGLQRLHRLRRPHSSSDAFPVGPAPAGSCESLSSSSSSESSSSESSSSSSESSAAGLGALSGSPSHRTSAWLDDGDELDFSPPRCLEGLRGLDFDPLTFRCSSPTPGDPAPPASPAPPAPASAFPPRVTPQAISPRGPTSPASPAALDISEPLAVSVPPAVLELLGAGGAPASATPTPALSPGRSLRPHLIPLLLRGAEAPLTDACQQEMCSKLRGAQGPLGPDMESPLPPPPLSLLRPGGAPPPPPKNPARLMALALAERAQQVAEQQSQQECGGTPPAPQSPFRRSLSLEVGGEPPGTSGSGPPPNSLAHPSVWVPGPPPYLPRQQSDGSLLRSQRPMGTSRRGLRGPAQVPTPGFFSPAPRECLPPFLGVPKPGLYPLGPPSFQPSSPAPVWRSSLGPPAPLDRGENLYYEIGAGEGSPYSGPTHSWSPFRSMPPDRLNASYGMLGQSPPLHRSPDFLLSYPPAPSCFPPDHLGYSAPQHPARRPTPPEPLYVNLALGPRGPSPASSSSSSPPAHPRSRSDPGPPVPRLPQKQRAPWGPRTPHRVPGPWGPPEPLLLYRAAPPAYGRGGELHRGSLYRNGGQRGEGAGPPPPYPTPSWSLHSEGQTRSYC; encoded by the exons ATGGTG GCACGCAGCACTGACAGCCTGGATGGCCCAGGGGAGGGCTCGGTGCAGCCCCTACCCACCGCTGGGGGGCCCAGTGTGAAGGGGAAGCCTGGGAAGAg gctctcAGCTCCTCGAGGCCCCTTTCCGCGGCTGGCTGACTGCGCCCATTTCCACTACGAGAACGTCGACTTTGGCCACATTCAG CTCCTGCTGTCTCCAGACCGTGAAGGGCCCAGCCTCTCTGGAGAGAATGAGCTGGTGTTCGGGGTGCAGGTGACCTGTCAG GGCCGTTCCTGGCCAGTTCTCCGGAGTTACGATGACTTTCGCTCCCTGGATGCCCACCTCCACCGATGCATATTTGACCGGAGGTTCTCCTGCCTTCCGGAGCTTCCCCCACCCCCCGAGGGTGCCAGGGCTGCCCAG ATGCTGGTGCCACTGCTACTGCAGTACCTGGAGACCCTGTCAGGACTGGTGGACAGTAACCTCAACTGCGGGCCTGTGCTCACCTGGATGGAG CTGGACAATCACGGCCGGCGACTGCTCCTCAGTGAGGAGGCATCACTCAATATCCCTGCGGTGGCGGCCGCCCACGTGATCAAACGGTACACGGCCCAGGCACCAGATGAGCTGTCCTTTgag GTGGGAGACATTGTCTCGGTGATCGACATGCCACCCACGGAGGATCGGAGCTGGTGGCGGGGCAAGCGAGGCTTCCAG GTTGGGTTCTTCCCCAGTGAGTGTGTGGAACTCTTCACGGAGCGACCAGGTCCGGGCCTGAAGGCAG ATGCCGATGGCCCCCCATGTGGCATCCCGGCTCCCCAGGGTATCTCAtctctgacctcag CTGTGCCGCGGCCTCGTGGGAAGCTGGCCGGCCTGCTCCGCACCTTCATGCGCTCCCGCCCTTCTCGGCAGCGGCTGCGGCAACGGGGAATCCTGCGACAGAGGGTGTTTGGCTGCGATCTTGGCGAACACCTCAGCAACTCAGGCCAGGATG TGCCCCAGGTGCTGCGCTGCTGCTCTGAGTTCATTGAGGCCCACGGGGTGGTGGATGGGATCTACCGGCTTTCAGGCGTGTCTTCCAACATCCAGAGGCTTCG GCATGAGTTTGACAGCGAGAGAATTCCAGAGCTGTCTGGCCCCGCCTTCCTGCAGGACATCCACAGCGTGTCCTCCCTCTGCAAGCTCTACTTCCGAGAACTTCCAAACCCTCTGCTCACCTACCAGCTCTATGGGAAATTCAGT GAGGCCATGTCAGTGCCTGGTGAGGAGGAGCGTCTGGTGCGGGTACACGATGTCATCCAGCAGCTGCCCCCGCCACATTACAG GACCCTGGAGTACCTGCTGAGGCACCTGGCCCGCATGGCGAGACACAGTGCTAACACCAGCATGCATGCCCGCAACCTGGCCATTGTCTGGGCACCCAACCTGCTACG GTCCATGGAGCTGGAGTCGGTGGGAATGGGTGGCGCCGCGGCGTTCCGGGAAGTTCGGGTGCAGTCGGTGGTGGTGGAGTTTCTGCTCACCCACGTGGACGTCCTGTTCAGCGACACCTTCACCTCCGCTGGCCTGGACCCTGCAG GCCGCTGCCTGCTCCCCAGGCCCAAGTCCCTCGCGGGCAGCTGCCCCTCCACCCGCCTGCTGACGCTGGAGGAAGCCCAGGCGCGCACGCAGGGCCGGCTGGGGATGCCCACAGAGCCCACAACTCCCAAGACTCCCGCCTCACCTGCGGAAAG gaggaaaggggagagaggggagaagcCGCGGAAGCCAGGGGGCAGCAGCTGGAAGACGTTCTTTGCACTGGGCCGGGGCCCCAGTGTCCCTCGAAAGAAGCCCCTGCCCTGGCTGGGGGGCACCCGCGCCCCACCGCAGCCTTCAG GCAGCAGACCCGACACCGTCACACTAAGATCTGCCAAGAGCGAGGAGTCTCTGTCATCGCAGGCCAGCGGGGCTG GCCTCCAGAGGCTGCACAGGCTGCGGCGACCCCACTCCAGCAGCGACGCTTTCCCCGTGGGCCCAGCACCTGCTGGCTCCTGCGAGAGCCtgtcctcgtcctcctcctctgAGTCCTCCTCCTCGGAGTCCTCCTCTTCATCCTCTGAGTCCTCAGCAGCTGGGCTGGGGGCACTCTCTGGGTCCCCCTCACACCGTACCTCAGCCTGGCTAGATGATGGTGATGAGCTGGACTTCAGCCCACCCCGCTGCCTGGAGGGACTCCGGGGGCTGGACTTTGATCCCTTAACCTTCCGCTGCAGCAGCCCCACCCCAGGGGATCCCGCACCTCCCGCCAGCCCAGCACCCCCcgcccctgcctctgccttcccacCCAGGGTGACCCCCCAGGCCATCTCGCCCCGAGGGCCCACTAGCCCTGCCTCGCCCGCTGCCCTGGACATCTCAGAGCCCCTGGCTGTATCAGTGCCACCCGCCGTCCTAGAactgctgggggctgggggagcacctgcctcagccaccccaacACCAGCTCTCAGCCCTGGCCGGAGCCTGCGCCCCCATCTCATACCCCTGCTGCTGCGTGGAGCGGAGGCCCCGCTGACTGACGCCTGCCAGCAGGAGATGTGCAGCAAGCTCCGGGGAGCCCAGGGCCCACTCG GTCCTGATATGGAGTCACCATTGCCACCCCCTCCCCTGTCTCTCCTGCGCCCTGGGGGtgccccacccccgccccccaagAACCCAGCGCGCCTcatggccctggccctggctgaGCGGGCTCAGCAGGTGGCCGAGCAACAGAGCCAGCAGGAGTGTGGGGGCACCCCACCTGCTCCCCAATCCCCCTTCCGCCGGTCGCTGTCtctggaggtgggtggggagcCCCCGGGGACCTCAGGGAGTGGGCCACCTCCCAACTCCCTAGCCCACCCAAGTGTCTGGGTCCCGGGACCCCCACCCTACTTACCAAGGCAACAAAGTGATGGGAGCCTGCTGAGGAGCCAGCGGCCCATGGGGACCTCAAGGAGGGGACTCCGAGGCCCTGCCCAG GTTCCTACCCCCGGCTtcttctccccagcccccagggaGTGCCTGCCACCCTTCCTCGGGGTCCCCAAGCCAGGCTTGTACCCCCTGGGCCCCCCATCCTTCCAGCCCAGTTCCCCAGCCCCGGTCTGGAGGAGCTCCCTGGGCCCCCCTGCACCACTCGACAGGGGAGAGAACCTGTACTATGAGATCGGGGCAGGTGAGGGGTCCCCCTATTCTGGCCCCACCCACTCCTGGAGTCCCTTTCGCTCCATGCCCCCCGACAGGCTCAATGCCTCCTACGGCATGCTTGGCCAATCACCCCCACTCCACAGGTCCCCCGACTTCCTGCTCAGCTACCCGCCAGCCCCCTCCTGCTTTCCCCCTGACCACCTTGGCTACTCAGCCCCCCAGCACCCTGCTCGGCGCCCCACACCGCCTGAGCCCCTCTACGTCAACCTAGCCCTAGGGCCCAGAGGTCCCtcacctgcctcttcctcctcctcttcccctcctgcCCACCCCCGAAGCCGTTCAGATCCCGGTCCCCCAGTCCCCCGCCTTCCCCAGAAACAACGGGCACCCTGGGGCCCCCGTACCCCTCATAGGGTGCCGGGTCCCTGGGGCCCCCCTGAGCCTCTCCTGCTCTACAGGGCAGCCCCGCCAGCCTACGGAAGGGGGGGCGAGCTCCACCGAGGGTCCTTGTACAGAAATGGAGGGCAAAGAGGGGAGGGGGCTGGTCCCCCACCCCCTTACCCCACTCCCAGCTGGTCCCTCCACTCTGAGGGCCAGACCCGAAGCTACTGCTGA